In Pseudomonas sp. GCEP-101, one DNA window encodes the following:
- a CDS encoding putative 2-aminoethylphosphonate ABC transporter ATP-binding protein: MHPILAGTPLSVRHLRKRFGQFVALDGVSLEVKAGELVCLLGPSGCGKTTLLRCIAGLEQQDEGSLHLGLRDVSNLPPQARDYGILFQSYALFPNLTVEQNIAYGLTSSSKDEARRRVAEMLELVGLSGSEKKYPGQLSGGQQQRVAMARALAPSPSLLLLDEPMSALDARVREHLCGELRQLQKRLGITTVMVTHNQDEAMLMADRIAVMNHGRIEQYGTAQEIYSAPGTPFVAEFVGQGNWLPFERGSDGHARVGGLNLRLHSQAPNASGRLFCRPEAISVNPAVHQENLFRAQVREITFLGNRCRMSFELEQLPGHALLAELAPEDMPRLGTPDIWVSLPPRSLQVFA; this comes from the coding sequence ATGCATCCCATCCTCGCCGGCACGCCGCTGAGCGTGCGCCATCTTCGCAAGCGCTTCGGCCAGTTCGTCGCCCTCGACGGCGTGTCGCTGGAGGTCAAGGCCGGTGAACTGGTGTGCCTGCTCGGCCCCTCCGGTTGCGGCAAGACCACCCTGCTGCGCTGCATTGCCGGCCTCGAACAACAGGACGAAGGCAGCCTCCACCTGGGCCTGCGCGACGTGTCGAACCTGCCGCCGCAGGCGCGGGACTACGGCATCCTGTTCCAGTCCTACGCGCTGTTCCCCAACCTCACCGTGGAGCAGAACATCGCCTACGGCCTGACCTCGTCGAGCAAGGACGAAGCCCGCCGCCGCGTCGCCGAGATGCTCGAACTGGTTGGCCTCTCCGGCAGCGAGAAGAAGTACCCCGGCCAGCTCTCCGGCGGCCAGCAGCAGCGCGTCGCCATGGCCCGTGCGCTGGCGCCCAGCCCGTCGCTGCTGCTGCTCGACGAACCCATGTCGGCGCTGGACGCCCGTGTCCGCGAGCACCTGTGCGGCGAGCTGCGCCAGCTGCAGAAACGCCTGGGCATCACCACCGTGATGGTCACCCACAACCAGGACGAGGCCATGCTGATGGCCGATCGCATCGCGGTGATGAACCACGGGCGCATCGAGCAGTACGGCACCGCCCAGGAGATCTACAGCGCGCCGGGTACGCCCTTCGTCGCCGAGTTCGTCGGCCAGGGCAACTGGCTGCCGTTCGAGCGCGGCAGCGATGGCCATGCCCGTGTCGGCGGCCTCAACCTGCGCCTGCATAGCCAGGCGCCGAACGCCTCCGGCCGGCTGTTCTGCCGCCCGGAAGCGATCAGCGTGAACCCCGCCGTGCACCAGGAAAACCTGTTCCGCGCCCAGGTCCGCGAGATCACCTTCCTCGGCAATCGCTGCCGCATGAGCTTTGAGCTGGAACAGTTGCCGGGCCACGCGCTGCTCGCCGAGCTGGCGCCCGAGGACATGCCGCGCCTGGGTACCCCGGACATCTGGGTGTCGCTGCCGCCGCGCAGCCTGCAGGTGTTCGCCTGA